TTCATTAAATACCCTTTTCATACATGCCTGTAATAATACTGGGTACATACTTAAGCCAATTCAGGTAATAGTTTCCAGCCTTAATCTTCTTTTATCATTTTCTTTTGAATCATCTCCTTGATCCTATCCTTTAGCAGCAAATGCGTAAGAGGCTTGTGAACAAACCCCATACCTTGTCTTAGAATAGCATCAATGCGATCTTCGTTGTTTTCTGATGAAACAACTATTGCCGGTATATGAGACCAATCCGGATTATCTCGTGCATAATCCAGCATTTCCAAACCATCCATTACCGGCATATAAATATCGACCAACATAAGGCCTATTTTTTCCTTCTCCAGAACTTTGAGGCCTTCATCGCCATTCTCAGCCTCAAATATTTCACCAATTTCGATTTCAAGTCCTGCATTTTTAACGGTACTTCTAAGGATAACACGCATTGCAGGGTCATCTTCAACAATCAGTATGTTAATCTTCATAGCCTTCTTGGTATTGTGTTAGAAACTGCTTTTTTACTAAATCGTTTAAAGGAATAAGGCGATACCAATCGAAACTACAGACAGTAGCACTGCAACTGCTGATAGTGTTACGAATAGCATCATTCTTTTTCTCTCCAGGCTTAAGTCGGCAATCACTGATGAAACAAGCGGATAATTCACACTCAATCCTTCAAACTTGTCAGACATAAAGAAAGTGATGATGTCTCCTCTTTCATCTTTATAGCTGTACTTTTTATTGAAGTGATAGAACATCCGGCCAAAAATTAGGTCTTCTTCAACACCGCATGCTTCAGCAATTTCCTTAACATTCACAGGAACTCGAATGCGTGCTATCCTATCAGGTTCATCTTTCGCATACTTTTTATACTCTTCATAGTATCTGTAATAGATATCCTCAAGTATTTCTAAATCTGTTGGAATACGTTCCATATCGACCTCTTTATTTGTACTTGAATAGAGGATCCAGTTATTGGATCCCCTATAAGTTCAAGTCATATTTGTGTGTGTTGATTAGAAGTCACTGAAGTCATCATCCTCAAACGGAATCAATTCATGAGCTTCAACTCTTTTTGAGGAACCATTTTTGACTGAATGTCCATTTGTTCCGTTACTTCCATTTACTCTGGAGTGGCTGCTTTTACCATTTCCATTCTGGCTATGATGGCTTCCATTACCGTTACCATTTACAAAACTGGATTTAAAAGCTTCTGTTACATCATAGCGGCTATTCCCATTTTGAATAAAGGATCCATTGCCGATACTGGCTGAGCTTCCGCCCCCCACTAAAGCAACCAATTCTCCAATAATATTATTCAGCTCGCTGGACTGTGAAGAAAGTTCTTCTGCTGCACTAGCCGACTCTTCTGATGAAGACGCATTGCTTTGTACAACATTATCCATTTCACTCATCACGGAAGTCATTTGCTCAATACCCACCGCCTGTTCTTTAGAAGCGGCTGAGATCTCGACAACCAATGTGCTTACACTTGCAATACTCTTCTCTATCTCTTTCAGATTTTCTGACACTTCTTCCGCCACACTAGACCCACGATCAGAGCTAGCCTGAGATTTCTGAATGAGCTCCGAGGTGTTTTGAGCTGCTT
The window above is part of the Balneola sp. genome. Proteins encoded here:
- a CDS encoding two-component system response regulator, whose amino-acid sequence is MKINILIVEDDPAMRVILRSTVKNAGLEIEIGEIFEAENGDEGLKVLEKEKIGLMLVDIYMPVMDGLEMLDYARDNPDWSHIPAIVVSSENNEDRIDAILRQGMGFVHKPLTHLLLKDRIKEMIQKKMIKED